In Vagococcus hydrophili, one DNA window encodes the following:
- a CDS encoding S41 family peptidase, with translation MNNQLSDILTIHHQALNVFPYWTDDLIDLWENSIVDLLNDIQKELPIKEFYLRLQKLSALLNDGHTLIFLPDKIKNDLTYAPMTLTVIENQLVINSSDKNFSDFIFKPIKSINHLSVSEFLKIVSSHYWQHNINESLIMAQNNFSFLFNTHSFEIEFENGDKQEIPFLPDKTNFSNFYSDTLSNNCQILEEHDAIRIYKVANKIIVHLTHFMSDEMTAIFYKYIPEYLTCEEIIFDLRNNGGGNSGYANEITQAFFNSTFETEKISTQIIVGEYIASGIILNTDNYDPNKETDPELIKMNKMLHHQYLTSRVEKNHYKQYEGLLKDIPVKILQNEQTYVSGK, from the coding sequence ATGAATAATCAACTTTCAGACATTTTAACTATCCATCATCAAGCCTTAAATGTTTTTCCTTACTGGACTGATGATTTAATTGATTTATGGGAAAATTCCATTGTTGACTTACTTAACGATATTCAAAAAGAGTTACCTATAAAAGAATTTTATCTCAGACTTCAAAAACTGAGTGCCTTATTAAATGATGGGCATACACTCATCTTTTTACCAGACAAGATTAAAAATGATTTAACTTACGCCCCAATGACTTTAACAGTTATAGAAAATCAATTAGTGATAAATTCATCGGACAAAAATTTTAGTGACTTTATTTTTAAACCTATCAAGTCTATCAATCATCTTTCTGTCAGTGAATTTTTAAAGATTGTCAGCTCTCATTATTGGCAACATAATATCAACGAATCCTTAATTATGGCTCAAAATAATTTTAGTTTTCTATTTAATACTCATTCTTTTGAGATTGAATTTGAAAACGGAGATAAGCAGGAGATTCCTTTTCTACCTGACAAAACCAATTTTTCAAATTTTTATTCTGATACACTTAGCAATAACTGTCAAATTTTGGAAGAGCATGATGCCATTAGAATTTATAAAGTAGCTAACAAAATAATCGTTCATTTAACTCATTTTATGTCAGATGAAATGACGGCTATTTTTTATAAATACATTCCTGAATATCTAACGTGTGAGGAAATCATCTTTGATTTGAGAAATAATGGTGGTGGCAATTCTGGTTACGCAAATGAAATAACTCAAGCTTTCTTTAATTCTACCTTTGAAACTGAAAAAATTAGTACACAAATAATTGTAGGCGAATATATTGCCTCTGGAATTATTCTGAATACCGATAACTATGATCCGAATAAAGAAACTGACCCAGAACTAATTAAAATGAACAAAATGCTACACCATCAATATCTGACTTCACGAGTAGAAAAAAATCACTATAAACAATACGA
- a CDS encoding sugar-binding transcriptional regulator has product MSLTKDQLSVEVARLYYQLEYGQQKIATELNISRPTVSRLLKHAKDKGFVTITITDPFSEREVLARDIKEKFGLKEVVIAQTPSDNYELIVEQISLEAANFISEVIIDGDIIGIGWGTTIYEVAKKLQPDDSKNIQVVQLKGSITHSKVTTFAHETLSLFADNYHTTGTSLPLPVIFDNKEVKTVVEKDRHIQHIMKLQEEASIAIYTVGTTREEALVFQLEYLTDEQKTYLQKVAVGDICSRFYNEKGDIASKEINERTIGIELSELPKKRVSLLVAGGEHKLKAIEGALNGNYVNTLVTDYWTAKKLAK; this is encoded by the coding sequence ATGAGTTTAACAAAAGATCAATTAAGTGTTGAAGTAGCTAGGCTTTACTACCAACTAGAGTATGGACAACAAAAAATAGCAACAGAATTAAATATTTCAAGACCGACAGTATCTAGACTACTCAAGCATGCGAAGGATAAGGGATTTGTCACCATTACTATTACAGATCCATTTAGTGAAAGAGAGGTATTAGCTAGAGATATTAAGGAAAAATTTGGATTAAAAGAAGTAGTTATCGCACAAACGCCAAGTGATAACTATGAATTAATTGTAGAGCAAATCAGCTTAGAAGCAGCTAATTTTATTTCAGAAGTAATAATAGATGGAGATATCATTGGTATTGGATGGGGAACAACTATTTATGAAGTAGCTAAAAAACTTCAACCTGATGATTCAAAGAATATTCAAGTGGTTCAGTTAAAGGGAAGTATCACCCATTCAAAAGTAACAACTTTCGCTCATGAAACCTTATCATTATTTGCAGATAATTATCATACAACTGGGACATCACTTCCATTACCAGTTATTTTTGATAATAAAGAAGTTAAAACGGTTGTTGAAAAAGACCGTCACATTCAACATATTATGAAACTTCAAGAAGAAGCAAGCATAGCCATTTATACAGTGGGAACCACAAGGGAAGAAGCCTTAGTTTTTCAATTAGAGTATTTAACAGATGAGCAAAAGACTTACTTGCAGAAGGTAGCTGTGGGAGATATTTGTTCTCGTTTTTATAATGAAAAAGGAGACATTGCTTCAAAAGAAATTAATGAGCGGACGATAGGGATTGAGCTTTCTGAATTACCTAAAAAAAGGGTATCTTTATTGGTTGCAGGTGGGGAACATAAACTAAAAGCTATTGAAGGCGCTTTGAATGGTAATTATGTTAATACCCTAGTTACTGACTATTGGACAGCTAAAAAATTGGCAAAATGA
- the deoC gene encoding deoxyribose-phosphate aldolase, translating into MTNLAKMIDHTKLKADTTQDEIAALTKEAKEHGFWSVCINPVWIPFAKEELAGSDVKICTVIGFPLGANSSKTKAFETNLAINDGADEVDMVINVGALKQAQYDVVLEDIKAVVNEAKGRALVKVIIETALLTKEEIIKVCELSVEAGADYVKTSTGFSTAGATAENVKLMKDTVGEKALVKASGGVRTTSDAEAMVAAGASRIGASDGVKIIGATTDNSDTSGY; encoded by the coding sequence ATGACAAATTTAGCGAAAATGATCGACCACACAAAATTAAAAGCGGACACTACTCAAGATGAGATTGCTGCTTTAACAAAGGAAGCGAAAGAACATGGCTTTTGGTCAGTATGTATTAATCCAGTATGGATTCCATTTGCTAAAGAAGAGTTAGCAGGAAGCGACGTGAAAATTTGTACAGTTATTGGTTTTCCTTTAGGAGCAAATTCTTCAAAGACTAAAGCTTTTGAAACAAATCTAGCAATTAATGATGGTGCTGATGAAGTAGATATGGTTATTAATGTTGGTGCTTTAAAACAAGCGCAATATGATGTTGTTTTAGAAGATATTAAAGCTGTTGTGAATGAAGCTAAGGGACGTGCTTTAGTTAAAGTAATAATAGAAACAGCACTTTTAACAAAAGAAGAAATTATTAAGGTATGTGAATTATCAGTAGAAGCTGGAGCAGACTATGTAAAAACATCAACAGGATTTTCAACAGCAGGAGCAACAGCTGAAAATGTTAAATTGATGAAGGATACTGTCGGTGAGAAAGCATTAGTTAAAGCATCTGGTGGGGTTAGAACAACTAGTGATGCAGAAGCTATGGTTGCTGCAGGCGCATCACGTATTGGTGCTAGTGATGGCGTTAAAATTATAGGTGCAACAACAGATAACAGTGATACAAGCGGCTATTAG
- the pnuC gene encoding nicotinamide riboside transporter PnuC yields the protein MEAQNNKSWLYQQLFTGWKKFEITYILALLALQVVVYLIAPDSVIGMISGLAGVICLVYGMKGRRITFIFGFIQCLAMTYIAWKTHAYGSFAMNIVYVISQPIGWFLWGNDEAVNSFSKSVKHKLFIGAFIAWGIGWFVLANLGGQLPYFDSVNLVISLIAQTLYIFKYKENWSLWIFVNIANLIYWSLLTYQVFSGSSDIGTLGGCLSQVALQAALLFNSIYANKVWNEYEEA from the coding sequence ATGGAAGCACAAAATAATAAATCTTGGTTGTATCAGCAATTATTTACTGGTTGGAAAAAATTTGAAATTACTTATATTTTAGCTCTACTTGCCTTACAAGTGGTTGTTTACTTGATTGCTCCTGATTCAGTGATTGGGATGATTAGTGGTTTAGCAGGAGTTATTTGTTTAGTTTATGGAATGAAAGGTCGTAGAATCACTTTTATTTTCGGCTTTATCCAATGTTTAGCCATGACGTACATTGCTTGGAAAACACACGCATATGGTTCTTTCGCTATGAATATCGTTTATGTGATTTCTCAGCCTATTGGTTGGTTTTTATGGGGCAATGACGAAGCAGTGAATAGTTTTAGTAAAAGCGTGAAACATAAATTATTCATTGGCGCTTTCATCGCTTGGGGAATTGGTTGGTTCGTTCTAGCTAATTTAGGTGGACAACTGCCTTACTTTGATAGTGTGAACTTAGTCATCTCTTTAATCGCTCAAACGCTTTACATTTTCAAATACAAAGAAAATTGGTCATTATGGATTTTCGTTAACATTGCGAACTTGATTTACTGGTCATTGTTAACTTACCAAGTCTTCTCTGGCTCATCAGATATCGGCACACTTGGTGGCTGTTTATCACAAGTAGCCTTACAAGCAGCACTATTGTTTAATAGTATTTATGCGAATAAAGTATGGAATGAGTATGAGGAAGCGTAA
- a CDS encoding nucleoside phosphorylase has protein sequence MEKQAHIQLTKMEHVTKAIIVGDPKRVDTVKKYLNSPIDLTFNREFKSVVGIYEGENILVISTGIGAPSTAIAIEELSDIGIETIIRVGSCGAMQKDIPLGELVISTGVVRDEGLTKKYVPADFPGVPTLSLLAHAKELSPHSHFGITRSHDGFYMADNAETERFWSDFGILGGDMETSTLYVLGALKGMRTLAILNNVVLFEADLNEGVNNLVNEAEVVAQGEKESIELALKLLRGDTHNGSTK, from the coding sequence ATGGAAAAACAAGCTCATATTCAATTAACTAAAATGGAACATGTCACAAAAGCAATCATCGTAGGTGATCCTAAACGTGTGGATACGGTTAAAAAATATTTAAACTCACCGATTGATTTAACCTTTAATCGTGAATTTAAATCTGTGGTTGGCATTTACGAAGGGGAAAATATTCTAGTTATTTCAACAGGCATCGGCGCTCCTTCCACTGCCATTGCTATTGAAGAATTAAGTGACATTGGCATTGAAACCATTATCCGTGTAGGTAGCTGCGGTGCGATGCAAAAGGATATTCCACTTGGAGAACTAGTTATTTCAACAGGCGTCGTTAGAGACGAAGGGTTAACGAAAAAATATGTCCCAGCTGATTTTCCTGGCGTACCAACACTTAGCCTTTTAGCTCATGCTAAAGAATTATCACCTCACTCACATTTTGGCATCACTCGCTCACATGACGGGTTCTACATGGCTGATAACGCAGAAACAGAGCGTTTTTGGTCTGATTTTGGCATCTTAGGTGGCGACATGGAAACAAGCACTCTTTATGTTTTAGGGGCATTAAAAGGCATGCGCACTTTAGCTATTTTAAACAACGTGGTTTTATTTGAAGCAGATTTAAACGAAGGCGTGAATAATTTAGTCAACGAAGCCGAAGTTGTGGCTCAAGGAGAAAAAGAATCGATTGAATTAGCATTAAAACTTTTAAGGGGAGACACACACAATGGAAGCACAAAATAA
- a CDS encoding Crp/Fnr family transcriptional regulator has product MEELLSVINNNQTIRHMLKHCPYTILSQMELVFFKARKFQLHQGMKHSDVYIVVSGKVKIFVSDESGRQILLDIYQSGNLIGEQEAFLDMPYSASIENTTDCLLIKVPNQGFIEWVTLDHHFNQDLIYSLCEQMYELTNRAAKYSLGSVKEQVITTLLDLEKKGKGIDKKLLVQSVSATSRSVYRILSELETLDIIRVEPKSITIINQQKLLLERKKD; this is encoded by the coding sequence ATGGAAGAACTATTAAGCGTTATCAATAATAACCAAACCATTAGACACATGCTTAAACATTGTCCTTATACCATTCTTTCGCAAATGGAACTTGTCTTTTTTAAGGCTCGAAAATTTCAGTTACATCAAGGAATGAAGCATTCAGATGTTTACATTGTTGTCAGTGGGAAAGTTAAAATATTTGTTTCTGATGAAAGCGGTCGCCAAATTTTACTTGATATTTACCAATCAGGCAATTTAATTGGTGAACAAGAAGCCTTTTTAGATATGCCATACAGTGCCTCTATCGAAAACACAACGGATTGTCTTTTAATTAAAGTGCCAAACCAAGGTTTTATTGAGTGGGTTACTCTTGATCATCACTTCAACCAAGATTTGATTTATTCCTTGTGCGAACAAATGTATGAACTCACTAATCGTGCGGCTAAATATAGTTTAGGTTCGGTGAAAGAACAAGTCATTACAACACTTCTAGACCTTGAAAAAAAGGGCAAAGGTATTGATAAGAAGCTCCTTGTTCAATCAGTTTCAGCCACTTCTCGAAGTGTTTACCGCATTCTAAGTGAACTTGAAACACTTGATATCATTCGTGTGGAACCCAAAAGCATTACCATTATTAATCAACAAAAATTATTACTTGAAAGGAAGAAAGACTAA
- a CDS encoding DUF1858 domain-containing protein: MIKLSRETAVFDLIETYPEIKDILIDLGLNGVENPLMLRTAGKKMTVFKGAKMKKIPLEIVVNKFQENGFIFNEEEK; this comes from the coding sequence ATGATAAAACTTAGTAGAGAAACAGCGGTCTTTGATTTGATTGAAACTTATCCAGAAATCAAAGATATTTTAATAGATTTAGGATTAAATGGGGTAGAAAATCCTTTAATGCTTAGAACAGCGGGAAAGAAGATGACCGTTTTTAAAGGCGCTAAAATGAAGAAAATACCTTTAGAAATAGTTGTGAATAAGTTTCAAGAGAATGGTTTTATTTTTAACGAGGAGGAAAAATAA